In Carassius gibelio isolate Cgi1373 ecotype wild population from Czech Republic chromosome B19, carGib1.2-hapl.c, whole genome shotgun sequence, one DNA window encodes the following:
- the LOC127978900 gene encoding death-associated protein kinase 2-like, translating to MAVFKLDNVEDLYEIGNILGSGHFGQVREVRERATGVLWAGKFLKLKKGAGSRLGLERKSVEKEVEILQSLQHQNIMALKDVFESRAEVVLIVELIKGGELFDFIAEKENLTETEAIEFMKQILEGVSYMHLKNIAHFDLKPENIMLLDKLAPNPDIKIIDFGMAHHFNQGEEYKSLGGTPQYIAPEIINYEPLSTAADMWSIGVITYILLSGLSPFQGETDEETLRNIVAMNYEFEPSYFSQTTNMAKDFIQKLLVKEQSERMTAEECLVHPWIKPLNRTQIAKRNRSSINMKNFKKFNARRKWKMSFNMVSACNRFCRLQLLCKAHGPEQQELRDCESDQEDTGTKPASLLRRRLSSSS from the exons ATGGCCGTATTCAAGCTGGATAATGTTGAAGACCTTTATGAGATTGGAAATATTTTGGGAAG TGGTCATTTCGGGCAGGTGCGTGAGGTGCGGGAACGGGCCACTGGTGTTCTGTGGGCCGGGAAGTTCCTCAAGCTGAAGAAAGGTGCAGGAAGCAGGCTGGGCCTGGAGAGGAAGAGTGTGGAGAAGGAGGTGGAGATCCTACAGAGCCTTCAGCATCAAAACATCATGGCTCTCAAAGATGTTTTTGAGAGCAGGGCAGAGGTGGTCCTCATCGTTGAACT cATAAAGGGTGGCGAGCTCTTTGATTTCATCGCTGAGAAAGAAAACCTCACCGAGACGGAAGCCATCGAGTTCATGAAGCAGATTCTGGAAGGTGTCAGCTACATGCACCTAAAAAACATTGCCCATTTTGACCTGAAG CCGGAAAATATCATGTTGTTGGACAAGCTCGCTCCCAATCCAGACATCAAGATCATTGATTTTGGCATGGCCCATCACTTCAATCAAGGAGAAGAGTATAAGAGTTTAGGTGGAACCCCTCAGTATATTG CCCCTGAGATTATCAATTACGAGCCTCTCAGTACAGCAGCAGATATGTG GAGCATTGGTGTCATTACCTACATTCT TTTGAGCGGCCTGTCACCGTTCCAAGGCGAGACGGATGAAGAGACGCTGAGGAACATCGTGGCAATGAACTACGAGTTTGAGCCTAGCTACTTCAGCCAAACCACCAACATGGCTAAAGACTTCATCCAGAAACTGCTAGTTAAAGAACAGAG TGAAAGAATGACAGCAGAAGAGTGTCTCGTTCACCCCTGGATTAAG cctCTCAATAGAACTCAAATAGCCAAGAGGAACCGCTCCTCCATCAACATGAAGAACTTTAAGAAATTCAACGCGAGGAGGAAATGGAAG ATGTCGTTTAACATGGTTTCGGCTTGTAATCGGTTTTGTCGACTGCAGTTACTGTGTAAGGCCCACGGTCCGGAGCAACAAGAACTG agAGACTGTGAGAGTGATCAAGAGGACACAGGCACAAAACCTGCTTCTCTCTTACGCAGACGTCTGAGTAGCAGTTCATAA